The genomic DNA AGCGCGCGGTCTGATCCGCACCGTGTCCGAAAGAGCCCTGACCATGAAGCCGGAAAAGACCGAGGAAGAACTGCAACTTGAGACCAGTTCCATTCCGACCCAGCGCCAGCTCACCCACGAGGAGGAGCTGCGCGCGCAATACCTCAAGAATCTGCTGGCGCAGATCATGTCCATGAGCGAAGCCCAGCCCACGGAAGAGCAGAAGACCCGCATCAGGGACATCGAAAAAGAGCTTGAGAAGATCACTGGCGTCAAGATGCGCTCCAGCCTTTCCAACGCCACAGAGGCCATGCCTGCCAAGACCCGGCAGGCGGAAAAGGCTGAAGAGGAGGAAGAGAAGCGCAAGCGCGAACGCCAGATGCAGGGCATCGACCCGCTGGAACTCAAACACATGTACAGACCGGATTTTTCTGGGGCCAAGGACTCCGAGTCGGGCACGCCCATGAAGATGATCCGCAACGCGGGCGCAGCCGCCTACCAGAACGCCCTGGATTCTTCGTCCGCAGGCGCGTTGCTCGGGGATTCCCCCGCAACCGGGCTGTCGCTCCTGGCCTGACCGGGCCAGGTCCGCCGCGCCCCTCTCCTGTCGGAAAGAGAGCCTTCGAACATCACTCGCAACAGCCCAAGACCACGGACACGGGGTCTTGGGGCGCACCCTCTTCAGACATGGGATCAATGACGGCAGCGGCCAGCACCCTGTCCCGCACCGCCTCGGCCATGGCGGGCGACGCGGCATGGACCACGGCCAGCACGTCTTTGGCCCGCACGCACTGCCCGGTCCGGGCGATATCGGTCAGCCCGACCGAATGATCCACGCCCTGCCCGGCTGCGGTCCGTCCGCCCCCTAGTTCCACCACGGCCAGCCCCAGGGCGCGCGTGTCCCAGGCCGCGAGACGCCCGCCGCGCGTGGCCAGGACGGGCAACGTTGTCCGCGCCCTGGGCAGGTACCGATCACAGGCCTCGATGAAGTCCACTGGGCCGCCCAGGGCAGCGACCATGCGCGAAAACCGCTCTGCAGCCGCGCCGCTGTCCAGGGCGCGCTCCAGCATGGCCCTGGCCGCGGCCTCGTCTCCGGCCAGCCCGCCCAGCGTCAGCATCCGCCCGCCCAGGGCCATGGTCACGGCATGCAGCCGGGGGTCGCGCGCCGCACAGGTCAGGTAGCGCACGGCCTCGCGCACCTCCACCGCATTGCCTGCGCACGGGGCCAACGGCTCGTCCATGGACGTGATCAGCGCGACGGTGGGCAGCCCGGCCCCGGCGGCCACGCTGACGATGCTGCGGGCCAGCGCCTCAGCCTGTTCAAAGGTGGGCATGAACGCCCCGCACCCGGCCTTGATGTCCATGACCAGCCCGTGGAGCCCGGCGGCCAGTTTTTTCGAGAGGATGGAGGCGGTGATAAGCGGGATCGACTCCACCGTGGCCGTGACATCGCGGACCGCGTAGAATATCCTGTCCGCCGGAGCCAGATCGTCGGTCTGGCCGATGATGGCCACCCCGGCTCCCAGGACCGCCCGCCGGAATTCCTCGCGACCCGGCAT from Pseudodesulfovibrio aespoeensis Aspo-2 includes the following:
- the deoA gene encoding thymidine phosphorylase, with protein sequence MLPQEIIRAKRDGRPLSDEEITQFVAGMTDGTITEGQVAALGMAVYFQGMTGRESAALTLAMARSGAMLSWDVDGPVLDKHSSGGVGDLVSLALGPMVAACGGYVPMVSGRGLGHTGGTLDKLESIPGYRTMPGREEFRRAVLGAGVAIIGQTDDLAPADRIFYAVRDVTATVESIPLITASILSKKLAAGLHGLVMDIKAGCGAFMPTFEQAEALARSIVSVAAGAGLPTVALITSMDEPLAPCAGNAVEVREAVRYLTCAARDPRLHAVTMALGGRMLTLGGLAGDEAAARAMLERALDSGAAAERFSRMVAALGGPVDFIEACDRYLPRARTTLPVLATRGGRLAAWDTRALGLAVVELGGGRTAAGQGVDHSVGLTDIARTGQCVRAKDVLAVVHAASPAMAEAVRDRVLAAAVIDPMSEEGAPQDPVSVVLGCCE